The Thermococcus sp. JdF3 DNA segment TGGGGCTTCACCTTCCTTATTGCCCCAGAACTTCTTCGAGCCATTTCGCGTACTCCCCGTTCACCTTGTCGACGTCTATCCTTGCTATTAGCGGCACGGTGTAGGGGTGGAGTTCCTTTATCGTCTCCCGTAGCTCTTTCCACTTGCTCACGTCCGTCTTGAGGAGCGCGCCGACTTCATTATCTTCTTCGATTTTTCCT contains these protein-coding regions:
- the cutA gene encoding divalent cation tolerance protein CutA, whose amino-acid sequence is GKIEEDNEVGALLKTDVSKWKELRETIKELHPYTVPLIARIDVDKVNGEYAKWLEEVLGQ